One Candidatus Nitrososphaera evergladensis SR1 genomic window carries:
- a CDS encoding YncE family protein, with protein sequence MADEAAESGGLLARRNLKARTFSGVSVVLLALSSLGIAFFSIPNDRMAANAHHVLDEIDVPGRPMRMSLAGDRLFVSNLGHNIVSVINTTTGHVIGNATVNTGVMAVEAVPEKNRLYIATFESGRIDVFALDSLKFLQGISLPGSQITFWYSPKHNFAEETTFLTGGWSMDYSPTNDMLYVANYNANLVTVIDTNTDKAVKSILVPDHPFIVKVDPVSKILLVASMASRSVTLVSTETNEIIDSVTTGCGPSGIAVDSQRSLAYITHRACFHIAVLDIATHKVVGQIPVGAIVDGITIDPSEHMLYASYMDKNSIIKIDSKTNEIISTIDMNDTVFDMVTDPATHNLYASTKFADKVLVIGPEAMATSLPVVTFETPVIVPGDIRVHGEDVTASDPMLHVVDKSLTMEVQSADGGDISIQIPRSMLDAQSEGADSKFQVLIDGKPVEYQQTASSSDSREITMFVPQGTHALTVTGTKAVIGFVQQQ encoded by the coding sequence ATGGCAGATGAAGCAGCCGAGAGCGGAGGGTTGTTAGCAAGACGGAATTTGAAAGCAAGGACTTTCTCTGGAGTAAGTGTTGTGCTTCTTGCACTATCATCTTTAGGCATTGCATTCTTTTCAATCCCAAATGATAGGATGGCAGCCAATGCCCATCATGTATTGGATGAGATTGATGTACCGGGTCGACCCATGAGGATGTCGCTGGCCGGTGATCGCTTGTTTGTTTCTAATCTTGGGCATAACATAGTTTCAGTCATCAATACCACTACAGGGCATGTGATTGGAAATGCGACTGTGAATACTGGAGTAATGGCTGTTGAGGCAGTCCCAGAAAAGAACCGGCTCTATATTGCAACATTTGAAAGTGGACGCATTGATGTTTTCGCGCTTGATTCACTGAAATTCCTGCAGGGGATTTCCCTTCCTGGCAGTCAAATCACCTTTTGGTACTCTCCAAAGCACAATTTTGCAGAAGAGACGACTTTTCTTACTGGGGGATGGTCGATGGATTATAGTCCAACAAATGATATGTTGTATGTGGCTAATTACAATGCTAATCTAGTCACTGTCATTGATACCAATACAGACAAAGCTGTAAAATCAATACTGGTTCCCGACCATCCGTTCATCGTTAAAGTTGACCCTGTCTCCAAAATTCTGCTTGTTGCCAGTATGGCCAGCAGAAGCGTGACACTAGTCTCAACTGAAACGAATGAGATCATAGATTCTGTTACGACGGGATGTGGTCCCTCAGGAATTGCTGTCGATAGTCAAAGGAGTCTTGCATACATTACACACCGTGCTTGCTTTCACATTGCAGTGCTAGACATCGCAACACACAAAGTTGTCGGTCAGATTCCTGTGGGAGCGATAGTAGATGGAATTACGATAGATCCCAGTGAACACATGCTCTATGCATCATACATGGACAAGAATTCAATAATAAAGATTGACAGCAAGACAAACGAAATCATATCGACAATAGATATGAACGACACCGTTTTTGACATGGTGACCGATCCAGCAACTCATAACCTTTATGCGTCGACCAAATTTGCCGACAAGGTCTTGGTCATAGGCCCCGAGGCGATGGCCACAAGTCTGCCAGTAGTCACATTCGAGACGCCTGTGATTGTGCCGGGAGACATTCGAGTTCACGGTGAAGATGTAACAGCTTCAGACCCGATGTTGCATGTTGTTGACAAGAGCCTGACAATGGAAGTGCAAAGTGCGGATGGCGGAGATATCTCGATACAAATACCTCGGTCAATGCTTGATGCTCAAAGTGAAGGAGCAGACTCAAAGTTTCAGGTGCTTATTGACGGCAAACCTGTAGAGTACCAGCAGACTGCATCGAGCAGCGATTCAAGAGAAATAACCATGTTTGTCCCGCAAGGTACGCACGCGCTAACGGTGACAGGGACCAAAGCCGTAATCGGGTTTGTACAACAGCAGTAG
- a CDS encoding cupredoxin domain-containing protein, whose product MTSPLRLTNTAGISLMAFIVAVVASLVYYEYFYIPEANKKPTAPTEVLNPPGFSSVTIVEGSSNPNQAQNYVPKQVRATLGIDNKIVWTNKDTTFHSVTTDTGYVDPINGKFDSIASIGLVGPEQKYEFTFTRAGEYPYHCEPHPWMTGKVTIVENFA is encoded by the coding sequence ATGACATCTCCTCTTAGGCTGACCAACACTGCAGGAATAAGCTTAATGGCCTTTATAGTGGCCGTAGTAGCCAGCCTAGTCTATTACGAATACTTTTACATTCCAGAGGCAAACAAGAAGCCAACGGCGCCTACCGAAGTACTAAATCCACCGGGATTCTCTTCAGTGACAATCGTAGAGGGTTCATCCAATCCCAACCAAGCACAAAACTACGTTCCAAAGCAAGTCAGAGCAACACTTGGAATCGACAACAAGATTGTATGGACAAACAAAGACACGACATTTCACAGCGTGACTACGGATACGGGCTATGTCGATCCAATAAACGGTAAATTTGATTCGATTGCCAGTATAGGCCTTGTAGGACCTGAACAAAAGTATGAATTTACGTTTACCCGAGCAGGCGAGTACCCTTACCATTGCGAGCCTCACCCATGGATGACTGGCAAGGTAACGATAGTGGAGAACTTTGCATGA